The following are encoded together in the Astyanax mexicanus isolate ESR-SI-001 chromosome 8, AstMex3_surface, whole genome shotgun sequence genome:
- the LOC125803790 gene encoding E3 ubiquitin-protein ligase TRIM39-like, whose amino-acid sequence MASSSSLLSEDELRCSICLDVFTDPVSTPCGHNFCMVCLRKCWNSSSHCQCPVCKREFPQRPELSINTFISGLAAQFKKSVQVKPVQSQVFCDFCDQKRAALKSCLICMASYCKTHLDPHQRVASLKKHKLVDPVENLEDYICQKHERPLELFCRDDQTCVCQFCTEGDHRTHSTVPIEEESGEKKTQLEKTQTEVQQMIQERLKKIQEIKHSAELNKVRFYSEEADSVEIFRALVRCIERSQAELLEVMEEKQKAAERQAEELIKELEQEITELKRRDTELEQISHTEDHLHLLQIYPSLCRPPRTKNWTDVSVNTPLSVESLRRALSQLQEHLTQEMEKIDKSELKRIQQYAVDVTLDPDTANPKLILSDDGKQVKHGDKRQKLPDNPQRFSRATCVLGKEGFSSGRFYYEVQVSGKTWWDLGVTSESSNRKGEITLSPEDGYWRILLRNKTEYEVAESFPVPLLLKQAPQKVGVFVDYEEGLVSFYDVEVRSHIYSFTGQSFTEKLYPYFSPELNDGGKNSAPLIITPVQYK is encoded by the exons ATGGCTTCCTCCAGCAGTCTCCTGTCTGAAGATGAGTTGCGATGCTCTATCTGTCTGGATGTGTTCACTGATCCAGTCTCTactccatgtggacacaacttctgcaTGGTCTGTCTCAGAAAGTGCTGGAACAGCAGCTCACACTGCCAGTGTCCAGTCTGTAAGAGAGAATTCCCCCAAAGACCTGAACTGTCTATAAACACCTTCATCTCTGGACTGGCTGCTCAGTTCAAGAAGTCAGTTCAGGTGAAACCAGTACAATCTCAGGTCTTCTGTGATTTCTGTGATCAGAAACGTGCAGCTCTGAAGTCCTGTCTGATCTGTATGGCCTCTTACTGTAAAACTCACTTGGATCCTCATCAGAGAGTCGCTTCATTAAAGAAACACAAGCTGGTGGATCCTGTGGAGAACCTGGAGGACTACATCTGCCAGAAACATGAGAGACCCctggagctgttctgtagagacgaccagacgtgtgtgtgtcagttctgCACTGAGGGAGACCACCGGACTCACAGTACTGTTCCTATAGAGGAGGAGAGTGGAGAGAAGAAG ACTCAGCTGGAGAAGACACAGACAGAAGTTCAGCAGATGATCCAGGAGAGACTGAAGAAGATCCAGGAGATCAAACACTCTGCAGAACTCAATAAAGTGAGATTCTATAGc gaggaagcagacagtgtggagatcttcagggctctggtgcgctgcattgagagaagccaggctgagctgctggaggtgatggaggagaagcagaaagcagcagagaggcaggctgaagagctgattaaagagctggagcaggaaatcactgagctaaagaggagagacactgagctggagcagatctcccacactgaggaccacctccacctcctacag ATTTACCCGTCCCTCTGCAGACCCCCACGCACCAAGAACTGGACTGACGTCAGTGTTAACACTCCTCTGAGTGTGGagagtctgaggagagctctgtctcAGCTTCAGGAACATCTCACACAGGAGATGGAGAAGATTGATAAGAGTG aactgaagagaattcaGCAGTATGCAG tggACGTGACTCTGGATCCTGATACAGCAAATCCTAAACTCATCCTGTCTGATGATGGAAAACAAGTTAAACATGGAGACAAACGACAGAAACTCCCTGATAATCCACAGAGATTTAGTCGTGCTACCTGTGTTCTGGGAAAGGAAGGTTTCTCCTCAGGGAGATTTTACTATGAGGTTCAGGTCAGTGGGAAGACTTGGTGGGATTTAGGAGTGACCAGTGAGTCCAGCAACAGGAAGGGAGAGATTACACTGAGTCCAGAGGATGGATACTGGAGAATATTACTGAGGAATAAAACTGAATATGAGGTTGCAGAATCTTTTCCTGTCCCCCTCTTGTTAAAACAGGCTCCccagaaggtgggggtgtttgtggattatgaggagggtctggtctCCTTCTATGATGTTGAGGTCAGATCTCATATCTACTCTTTCACTGGTCAGTCTTTCACTGAAAAACTCTATCCATACTTCAGTCCTGAGCTCAATGATGGAGGTAAaaattcagctccactgatcatcactCCTGTTCAATATAAATAA